A region of Salvia splendens isolate huo1 chromosome 17, SspV2, whole genome shotgun sequence DNA encodes the following proteins:
- the LOC121774288 gene encoding uncharacterized protein LOC121774288, protein MYVWLAKLIAEEFPQSEHRFCVQHIYNDFKKRFVGENFKERLWEIASSTTLEHYVDKMNALQTEYPQAHQWLSGVAPKEKWVKAFFSPHTCYDVLRNNICETFNSKIALAREKAIINMLEEIRTSQMERIQIRGHWIKSYTHAVPPVIKELVDKWYVRASSWRATWNGQSSYQVTRPSGQYVVNMRDFTCSCRLWQLTGIPCTHAIATINKNGDDVTRFVSRYYLKSTMIMLYENVLYPINGVDNWPKSSSADALEPAPPRTKRQRGRPKKRRREEPQIRLHADEGESLRRTFVMKCRRCGQEGHNRRTCSNDPQTDARSQVGETSQHIGSCERGESTLPESSNNCREPNV, encoded by the exons ATGTACGTG TGGCTTGCAAAATTGATTGCTGAGGAATTCCCACAAAGCGAGCATCGCTTTTGTGTGCAGCACATTTACAACGATTTCAAGAAGAGATTTGTTggagaaaatttcaaagaacGGTTGTGGGAGATTGCCTCGAGTACCACCCTCGAACATTATGTAGACAAGATGAATGCTTTGCAGACCGAGTATCCCCAAGCACATCAGTGGCTTTCTGGAGTTGCTCCCAAAGAAAAGTGGGTCAAGGCATTTTTCTCTCCACACACTTGTTATGATGTGCTCCGGAACAACATTTGTGAGACATTTAATTCGAAGATTGCATTGGCTCGAGAGAAAGCAATTATCAACATGTTGGAGGAGATTCGAACAAGTCAAATGGAAAGAATTCAGATCAGAGGCCATTGGATCAAAAGCTACACTCACGCAGTCCCTCCTGTTATCAAGGAGCTTGTTGACAAGTGGTACGTGAGGGCGTCATCGTGGAGGGCTACATGGAACGGACAGTCTTCGTACCAAGTAACTAGGCCGTCTGGCCAATATGTAGTCAACATGCGTGATTTCACATGCTCCTGCAGATTGTGGCAGCTAACCGGAATCCCATGCACGCATGCTATCGcaacaatcaacaagaatggCGATGACGTGACGCGATTCGTCTCCCGATATTATTTGAAGTCCACAATGATCATGTTATACGAGAATGTCCTTTACCCCATCAATGGGGTGGACAATTGGCCCAAGTCTTCTTCTGCTGATGCGTTGGAACCGGCGCCCCCGCGGACAAAGCGGCAACGTGGTAGGCCAAAGAAACGAAGACGTGAGGAGCCCCAGATTCGTCTTCATGCGGACGAAGGTGAGTCATTGCGTCGCACCTTCGTGATGAAATGTCGGCGGTGCGGTCAAGAAGGTCATAATAGGAGGACATGCAGCAATGATCCTCAGACAGATGCCCGTTCTCAGGTTGGGGAGACTTCGCAGCACATCGGGTCGTGTGAACGTGGTGAGAGTACTTTGCCAGAATCGTCAAATAATTGCCGAGAG CCTAATGTTTAG